A genome region from Carya illinoinensis cultivar Pawnee chromosome 2, C.illinoinensisPawnee_v1, whole genome shotgun sequence includes the following:
- the LOC122300101 gene encoding uncharacterized protein LOC122300101 isoform X1 codes for MEMEFEPRVKPLPYKVKSTSRESPSQKATHVLDSDLRTHWSSGTNTKEWILLELDEPCLLSHVRIYNKSVLEWEIAVGLRYKPETFVKVRPRCEAPRRDMVYPMNYTPCRYVRISCLRGNPIAIFFIQLIGVSVTGLDPEFQPVVNYLLPQIISHKQDAHDMHLQLLKDLTDRLLVFLPQLEADLTSFSDSAEPNLRFLAMLSGPFYPILHIVNERATGKSLSNIADSEGSKNSQLSSALTVSSNFEPQRSRMSPFVFSTSSSIAFRPDSIFVLLRRAYKDFDLGTVCRMASRILQKFIEPVTVQEASTSPNAATPNEDETSKPELSNSFPVVDYSDLFGEEFRIPVDPWDSSYLNILDLGEVEEGILHVLYACASQPLLCSKLAEGTSDFWFALPLVQALLPALRPTVNSPFDVVDESFSQWKQPIVQQALSQIVSTSASSLYRPLLHACAGYLSSFSPSHAKAACVLIDLCASAFAPWMAQVIAKIDLAVELLEDLLGIIQSARHSLARARAALKYLLLALSGHMDDILGKYKEAKHRILFLVEMLEPFLDPAITTMKSTLPFGDISSTFLEKQEHACVIAINVIRTAVRKPAVLPSLESEWRRGSVAPSVLLSILEPHMQLPPEIDLRKYPMSKPLEPDSSSILHLSSVPCEGGASSKSNSQDDYDGRADSSDAAMKTDVSEDARLFFAPLELQSIALTNFTGGQDENGPVSNHEEAISDPMQGTEENVTHRIRTDLALDAGFTAEYFNLQADYLQLINYRDCELRASEFRRLALDLHSESEITDEGHDAAIDALLLAAECYVNPYFMLSFKGSPKFMDQMNISKARIPQNHDILELRMVSEKSITNLKQIAHLEKKRDKIVLQILIEAAELDRKYQERMSVEGQCSSYTEGFDEKVIQLSPLDIQLADAITLVRQNQALLCNFLIQRLRREQHSMHEILMQSLVFLLHSATKLYCAPEYVIDIVLGSAEYLNGMLTSLYCQFKDGNLQLEPEKIHGIQRRWMLLQRLVTASSSGDEGAGFVININNGIRYGNLVPPSAWMQRISTFSRSAFPLVRFLGWMAVSRNAKQYMKDRLFLASDLSHLTYLLSIFADDLALVDNVVNRKYEYVKIEESGDKKFSSDRKGFANERYEDQSFRVIYPDLSKFFPSMKKQFEAFGEIILEAVGLQLRSFSSNMVPDILCWFSELCSWPFSHGDKIASQNGSSKWKGYVAKNAKAVILYILEAIITEHMEAMAPEIPRVVQVLVSLCGTGYCDVSFLDSVLRLLKPIVSYSLHKMSDEERFLPDDSCLNFESLCFDELLDNIRQKKEDQNSSAEKVCSQALTIFILASVFCDLSIQCKREILQSLIIWADFTAFEPTTSFHDYLSAFQRVIESCKAVLVQTLRMFGAIPLQLPPFSDAMSSPLPGTSLGSHAWFLSDVCHSSCLNEDSEKLGNESSNAAIVNEKVYHLSTEEIAEFSKDLEALISKLNPTAELCWNLHPQLAKKLTISLAECFMYSRCLSLIAQQVHNAAEDDSKSHFPFHSADQFSDHWKTALEGLAELIMILQANSCWEVASVILDCLLGAPDCFSLDNVIASICSAIKSISCSAPKISWRLQTDKWCSILLGRGINTLHESVDHLVDLFCTMLGHPEPEQRFVALHHLGKLVGTDVNEGTAIRSSMFCKNLVSPGLVISVPESILSHLVSSTWTWVAVLASSDTSLPLRNCALAVLIDYIPFAERHQLQSFLAAADSVYGLGKLAHPTCEGSLLQLSLALISAACLYSPAEDISLIPQNVWRNIEAWSKTDSKLGDLEKKACQVLCRLRNEGDEAKQVLNEVLSSSSSRQSDPDFGSTRESILQVLANLTSVQSYFDIFSRKIDEEVLELEEAEMELDILQKEHSLQEDSKDVPQIPCQASPMKDVTRLRQIKDCIHSLEKSVLREDIVARRQKKIIMGRARQKYLEEAALCEAELLQELDRERAAEVEKEIERQRSLALERAKTKELRHNLDLEKERQTQRELQRELELAESGLRTSRRDFSATGHSSRPRERYRERENGRSSNEGSARGSGSLQPETSTSSTSVMPTVVLRQFSGQLPTILQSRDRPDESVSSYEENVDGSKDSGDTCSVGDPELVSAFDGPSGGFGSAQRHGSRGSKSRQVVERREREGRREGKWERKHS; via the exons ATGGAAATGGAGTTCGAGCCCCGGGTGAAACCTTTGCCATACAAGGTGAAATCCACATCGCGGGAGTCCCCGTCTCAGAAGGCCACTCACGTCCTCGATTCCGACCTCCGCACCCACTGGTCCAGCGGCACCAACACCAAAGAGTGGATTTTACTAGAACTCGAC GAACCTTGCCTGCTATCACATGTACGGATTTATAACAAGTCTGTGCTTGAATGGGAAATTGCAGTTGGCTTGCGTTACAAG CCAGAGACATTTGTTAAAGTTCGCCCGCGCTGTGAAGCACCTCGACGTGACATGGTGTACCCCATGAACTACACCCCATGTCGCTATGTGCGAATATCGTGTTTGCGGGGAAATCCCATAGCTATTTTCTTTATTCAG CTGATTGGTGTTTCGGTTACTGGTCTTGATCCTGAATTTCAACCAGTTGTTAATTATTTGTTACCTCAAATCATATCACACAAACAAGATGCTCATGATATGCATCTTCAG TTGCTTAAAGATCTGACAGATCGGTTGCTTGTGTTCCTTCCACAACTTGAG GCAGACCTTACAAGCTTTTCTGATTCTGCTGAGCCTAATTTACGTTTTCTTGCCATGCTTTCTGGTCCATTTTATCCAATACTCCACATTGTGAATGAACG AGCAACAGGAAAGTCTCTCAGCAATATTGCAGACTCTGAAGGCTCTAAGAATAGTCAGCTATCATCGGCCTTAACTGTTTCTTCTAACTTTGAG CCTCAGAGGTCACGCATGTCACCTTTTGTCTTTTCCACATCCAGTTCCATTGCATTTCGTCCTGATTCGATTTTCGTGCTGTTGAGAAGGGCATATAAAGATTTTGATCTGGGAACTGTTTGCAGAATG GCTTCCAGAATCCTTCAGAAGTTCATAGAGCCTGTTACAGTGCAAGAAGCATCAACCTCTCCTAATGCAGCAACCCCTAATGAGGACGAGACATCAAAACCTGAATTATCTAATTCATTTCCTGTAGTAGATTACTCAGATTTGTTTGGAGAAGAATTCCGTATTCCTGTTGATCCTTGGGACTCCAGCTATCTTAACATCTTAGATTTAGGGGAAGTGGAAGAGGGGATTTTACATGTTCTTTATGCTTGTGCGTCACAG CCTCTACTGTGCAGCAAATTGGCAGAGGGAACTTCTGACTTCTGGTTTGCATTACCACTTGTACAAGCATTGCTACCAG CACTTCGCCCTACTGTGAACAGTCCTTTTGATGTTGTTGATGAAAGTTTTTCGCAATGGAAGCAACCTATTGTGCAACAAGCCCTATCTCAG ATTGTGTCGACATCGGCATCATCATTATACCGTCCACTTCTTCATGCCTGTGCTGgctatttatcatcattttcaccATCACAT GCAAAGGCTGCATGCGTTCTGATTGATCTGTGTGCCAGTGCATTTGCACCTTGGATGGCTCAAGTGATTGCAAAG ATTGATCTGGCTGTGGAACTTCTAGAGGATCTCTTGGGTATAATCCAG AGTGCTCGCCATTCCCTAGCTCGTGCTCGGGCCGCCTTAAAGTACCTTCTTCTTGCTCTGTCCGGTCATATGGATGATATACTTGGGAAGTATAAG GAAGCTAAGCACAGAATTCTTTTTCTTGTGGAGATGCTTGAGCCTTTTCTTGATCCTGCCATAACCACCATGAAGAGCACACTACCTTTTGGAGATATTTCTTCTACTTTTCTGGAAAAGCAAGAACATGCTTGTGTGATTGCCATCAATGTTATCCGTACAGCTGTAAGAAAACCAGCTGTTCTTCCTTCTTTAGAATCTGAATGGAGGCGTGGCTCGGTGGCTCCTAG CGTACTTCTCTCAATACTGGAACCTCACATGCAGTTGCCTCCTGAAATTGATCTTCGCAAGTATCCTATGTCGAAACCACTTGAGCCTGATTCTTCAAGTATTTTACATCTTTCCTCTGTCCCTTGCGAAGGAGGAGcttcttcaaaatcaaatagCCAAGATGACTATGATGGAAGGGCAGATAGTTCTGATGCAGCTATGAAGACTGATGTTTCTGAAGACGCCCGTCTATTTTTTGCACCTCTAGAACTTCAGAGCATAGCTCTGACAAATTTTACTGGTGGTCAAGACGAGAACGGCCCTGTTTCTAACCATGAGGAGGCCATCTCAGATCCAATGCAGGGGACTGAGGAAAATGTTACTCACCGGATTCGTACTGACTTAGCATTAGATGCTGGTTTCACTGCTGAATACTTTAACTTACAAGCAGATTATTTACAACTAATAAATTATCGAGACTGTGAGCTAAGAGCTTCTGAGTTTCGGCGTTTGGCTTTGGATCTACACTCTGAGAGTGAGATTACAGATGAGGGTCACGATGCTGCTATAGATGCTTTGCTCCTAGCAGCAGAGTGCTATGTCAATCCCTATTTTATGTTGTCTTTTAAAGGCAGTCCAAAATTTATGGACCAGATGAACATTAGCAAGGCTAGAATTCCCCAAAATCATGACATTTTGGAGCTGAGAATGGTTTCTGAAAAAAGTATAACCAATCTAAAACAAATAGCTCatcttgaaaagaaaagagacaaaattgttcttcaaatactGATTGAGGCCGCTGAATTAGACAGGAAGTATCAGGAGAGAATGTCAGTTGAGGGACAATGTTCCTCCTACACTGAAGGATTTGACGAGAAAGTTATCCAGCTATCTCCCCTGGATATACAATTGGCTGATGCTATCACGTTGGTTCGGCAAAATCAGGCCCTGTTGTGCAACTTTCTGATTCAACGATTGCGGAGAGAGCAACATTCTATGCATGAAATTCTGATGCAAAGTCTTGTGTTTTTGTTGCATTCAGCCACTAAGCTGTACTGTGCTCCTGAATATGTGATCGATATAGTGTTAGGATCTGCTGAGTACTTAAATGGTATGCTAACATCCCTTTATTGTCAGTTTAAAGATGGCAATTTACAACTGGAGCCTGAGAAAATACATGGGATACAACGACGGTGGATGCTTCTTCAAAGACTGGTAACCGCTTCAAGCAGTGGTGATGAAGGGGCAGGCTTTGTGATCAATATCAACAATGGTATTCGTTATGGAAATTTAGTTCCACCTTCAGCCTGGATGCAGAGAATATCAACCTTTTCAAGATCTGCATTCCCTCTGGTCAGATTTCTTGGTTGGATGGCAGTCTCTCGTAATGCGAAACAGTACATGAAGGACCGTCTTTTCCTTGCTTCAGATCTGTCACATCTGACATACTTACTGTCAATATTTGCAGATGATCTAGCCCTAGTAGATAATGTTGTCAATCGAAAGTATGAATATGTAAAGATTGAAGAGTCaggagacaaaaaattttcttCAGATAGAAAAGGATTTGCTAATGAACGTTATGAGGACCAATCTTTCCGTGTCATCTATCCTGATCTCAGTAAGTTTTTCCCTTCGATGAAAAAACAATTTGAAGCTTTTGGGGAGATCATTTTGGAGGCAGTTGGGTTGCAACTGagatcattttcttcaaatatggTGCCTGATATCTTGTGTTGGTTTTCTGAGTTGTGTTCCTGGCCGTTTTCTCATGGGGACAAAATTGCTTCTCAAAATGGTTCTAGTAAATGGAAAGGTTATGTTGCAAAGAATGCCAAAGCTGTAATTCTTTATATACTTGAAGCCATTATAACTGAGCACATGGAAGCGATGGCACCTGAGATACCTAGAGTAGTGCAGGTGCTGGTATCACTTTGTGGAACTGGATACTGCGATGTATCATTTCTCGACTCTGTACTGCGTCTGTtgaaaccaattgtttcatattcTTTACATAAAATGTCTGATGAGGAAAGATTCCTGCCTGATGATTCTTGTCTTAATTTTGAGTCATTATGCTTTGATGAGCTTTTAGACAATATCAGACAAAAGAAAGAGGATCAAAATAGTTCTGCAGAAAAAGTGTGCAGCCAAGCATtgacaatttttattttggcttctGTCTTCTGCGATTTGTCCATTCAATGCAAAAGGGAAATTTTGCAGTCCTTAATTATTTGGGCTGATTTTACTGCATTTGAGCCAACAACTTCTTTCCATGACTATCTATCTGCATTCCAGAGGGTAATTGAAAGTTGCAAAGCTGTGTTAGTTCAAACTTTGAGAATGTTTGGTGCTATCCCTCTTCAGTTGCCCCCCTTTTCTGATGCGATGAGCAGTCCACTCCCTGGTACTAGCTTGGGATCGCATGCATGGTTTCTCAGTGATGTCTGCCATAGCTCATGTCTGAATGAGGATTCTGAGAAGTTAGGAAATGAAAGCTCTAATGCTGCTATTGTGAATGAAAAGGTTTATCATTTATCAACAGAGGAAATAGCAGAATTTTCTAAAGATTTGGAAGCTTTAATTTCCAAGCTGAACCCTACTGCCGAGCTCTGCTGGAATCTTCACCCCCAACTGGCTAAGAAATTGACTATTTCTTTGGCAGAGTGTTTTATGTACTCTAGATGCTTATCTTTGATTGCACAGCAGGTTCACAATGCTGCAgaggatgacagtaaaagtcaTTTTCCGTTTCATTCGGCTGACCAGTTCTCAGATCATTGGAAGACTGCTCTAGAAGGACTTGCTGAACTCATAATGATACTCCAAGCAAACAGCTGCTGGGAAGTTGCTTCCGTGATCCTTGATTGCCTACTTGGAGCACCGGACTGTTTTTCCCTGGATAATGTGATTGCTTCTATCTGTTCTGCAATTAAaagcatttcttgcagtgcaccaAAAATTTCATGGCGCTTGCAGACTGATAAATGGTGTTCGATTTTACTTGGAAGAGGTATCAATACTCTTCATGAAAGTGTGGATCATCTGGTTGACTTGTTCTGTACAATGTTGGGTCATCCTGAACCTGAGCAACGTTTTGTAGCACTTCACCACTTGGGAAAGCTTGTTGGCACTGACGTGAATGAAGGAACAGCTATTCGGTCTTCAATGTTTTGCAAAAATTTAGTTTCACCCGGCTTGGTTATTTCTGTTCCCGAGTCTATTCTATCTCATCTTGTTTCAAGCACATGGACTTGGGTGGCAGTGCTGGCATCATCTGATACGTCGCTACCATTAAGGAATTGTGCACTGGCAGTTCTCATAGATTATATCCCATTCGCTGAGCGTCACCAGTTGCAATCGTTTCTTGCTGCAGCTGATAGTGTTTATGGTTTGGGAAAGCTTGCACACCCAACATGTGAGGGCTCGTTACTACAACTTTCATTAGCACTCATATCTGCTGCTTGTCTGTACTCTCCTGCTGAAGATATTTCTTTGATTCCTCAAAATGTGTGGAGAAATATTGAGGCGTGGTCAAAAACTG ATAGTAAGCTTGGGGATCTGGAGAAAAAGGCTTGCCAAGTCTTGTGTAGATTGAGAAATGAAGGAGATGAAGCTAAACAG GTCTTGAATGAAGTGCTTTCTTCAAGTTCTTCAAGACAATCTGATCCAGATTTTGGGAGTACCCGAGAATCAATCCTTCAG GTTCTTGCAAATCTAACTTCTGTTCAGTCGTATTTTGATATCTTCTCCAGAAAAATTGACGAAGAGGTCTTG GAACTAGAGGAGGCTGAAATGGAATTGGACATCCTTCAAAAAGAACACTCACTACAAGAAGATTCCAAAGATGTGCCTCAAATTCCTTGTCAAGCCT CTCCTATGAAAGATGTTACACGCCTTCGTCAAATCAAGGATTGCATTCATTCCCT AGAGAAGTCTGTACTCCGAGAGGACATAGTAGCCCGGAggcaaaagaaaattattatggGACGTGCCCGTCAGAAATACTTGGAAGAGGCAGCTTTATGCGAAGCAGAACTTCTGCAAGAACTTGATAG GGAGAGGGCAGCAGAAGTGGAAAAGGAGATTGAGAGACAACGGTCGCTTGCACTTGAGCGTGCTAAAACCAAGGAGCTGCGCCACAATCTTGATTTGGAGAAGGAGAGGCAAACACAA